The Thunnus thynnus chromosome 2, fThuThy2.1, whole genome shotgun sequence genome includes a region encoding these proteins:
- the LOC137197778 gene encoding uncharacterized protein isoform X2, translated as MEEYLRRVQSRLGADASDDSIHAVVGGPEADVDTVAATLCLALHLSQREPSGGVCVPVLCGRRCDAVLPAETVRYLQSVKICESLLLWKEDVDLVKLHHTRKLSLTLLRDGLLDSSEYHTLESCILRVVHHDGQQDAEDYGASSAVTTVAREILQEAAEHIGAALRETLGEALRLQSEAQCIKHGRQSVQLEALMRSLEQLSDVTASQQDAAKLQDLEQLLSKELKEFSDGEMTIALTSVTSDEEDWHGYVDRLKSFSHRHGYDGLMVLLSISDTVHHPRQQVAVYTSNADILNQICCELEESSSLSLSGELEPRECLQVYHITINTPLSSDTSLLWEEIQGFLKEFVDRRSSMLACHPSSRTSSTEGVAGSVEFSQGSSGINDMYGSDIERVEGGCGDAVPIARVMADEEDTGGVGVGAGGELVSPDSGMTTIRSSRSSKESSVFLSDDSPVGEVVAGGGSAAGPGGLFLRNPSPLGLLSLSPPVPPERRRNRSSRNRSENFDLFSFDPLHSSDHSLPAGGESTNSGGRGDEEVRRAGSSSLSEYEELSLMDFSAPSSLANFSVDHHGQIHGNEMIDTVVPPTPVNSLVGSRPPSRCGVRFFPEDVVERINGLQHKDSVSSSLSETWDELGFDTQGALSSSDNNAWNRTRGSESPQNILEEVVGKESIGDTAEREKILKSENSHHRGMGLEPQLSLITEQTESYDNWNPDSLLKDQWNLVTLADLQLTPPEEEVFGKCKAGIIAVQEKTSSLSKKKVILNTLTPDTSKEEDEGVQGKKGDRQMELLDFWTYSAQKGFLKSDSGTTTSYPESLDMWNMTIRDDSLSPLTTPENLSENSGSFYGLNPSVKGGASVESPLGFSDGGMEMWNTTIQEDSSSTITSPEGPENGRDLSYMGSLEASDIPETNATKQTEEVKAIEEKSGNKVLSQTPGEVEWKGNEHHVKIVIEAAEGRSQSKETDDNDIQSAQSQMSVIQNFVSELPKEQTVPDQGSDMWDLPVPGMVTSTSEYDNVGAGTWSLTSSPETYSSPVVDMIQLEEQSSPFIAVTKPTQIDEGHDQHQRADSLGEHRVVLSDKEQPDDQVFIFERPSELSDMTRSGGSSIESKYDNKTAEGLEEADWIEQPSDHSPFILVDNSSVTQQISANHQSSSGEAAETQIQTDQSLSPSLMNWDSLVSQKHDGPKSTSVRMAHNDDGPIIESQRGPDNESNGNVEGKTTETMSLSSSSGGERDTTKHSPDSLLPGSQDDLRSNSDGDSSSGLEMENIIVSGTVKEADREWHYRPKEGDKQSQGTRKSLETFSMLSYAATVLQIQAQAAHREHQENTEQSRQNQMSRDTEGTLSADVQQNQAVFESTNKHITEQTYSKTGALHQSSSDESALDACSASQRFTDSMHPQENASNATEIFSPSQSKTISQVFHQSDSRPTVCSPTPIEEGNYDDKSSIMARSVSPSLRYPSDHFLKTREEVYVHSQISMEDSDEGGQSPSSAPSCPTSLGNLQVWGGQLARQDTPQSTSEPQSPALTNSSVSHTSSLVGTPLSESGISTDRGLGLPFSGDLMEEENGEDEQEEEIDVELTTLPKWTSQVQTEKEERPQLGSSDLLSFTEELIGGCSFQQTDLQTLEPKGGRFLQNTLDYYDGQPLRTVDCDTWSAEQHTGGHGASQESHSPILRHQEVTSQLLSQTTDENAAYQWTGSQNVTQGQTQYGYNYHHIDQRTENQSTSAACADTKSNSQENTTDVYAEFTTDATTVQYRADQAESYYEPGDIAKYSSEDPGSTFQYIAESQYGGDSTSTRASEVQCSQYQADGQSQYETDQGQYQFDGQLFYQSNIHAEREDHARYVPEEYVHFLLSSRHSQQGDSAAGMMMKMASSEEAEEMENREDPPSSADLSIGSNQRRKLVAPPMNVSLDPSEGSLLSEDALDTEDEALDTGDDLDLNIDEVDTSDEADSREFNRHGDSDESNLGAGAASSEAVAGHRAAEEGRESRLWRSVVIGEQEHRIDMKCIEPYRRVISHGGYYAEQNAIIVFAACFLPDSDCDNYNYVMENLFLYVISTLELMVAEDYMIVYLNGATPRRRMPGFTWMKKCYQMIDRRLKKNLKMFIIVHPSWFIRTLLGITRPFISSKFSSKIKYVNSLRELGEIIPMEYVHIPPSIVKLDTELQDTAAKADRKGNSAV; from the exons AGGGAGCCGTcaggtggagtgtgtgtgcCGGTGCTGTGCGGCCGGCGATGTGATGCTGTGTTGCCCGCGGAGACGGTGAGGTATCTGCAGAGTGTGAAAATTTGTGAGAGCTTGCTGCTGTGGAAGGAGGATGTAGATCTGGTGAAACTTCATCACACCAGAaaactctctctcacactgctAAGAGATGGACTGCTAGACAg cTCTGAGTACCACACTCTGGAGTCCTGCATCCTGCGAGTGGTCCATCACGACGGGCAGCAGGACGCAGAGGATTATGGGGCATCGTCCGCAGTGACGACAGTCGCCAGAGAGATTCTTCAAGAGGCAGCAGAGCACATCGGAGCAGCGCTGAGGGAGACTCTCGGAG AGGCTTTACGGCTACAAAGTGAAGCTCAGTGTATCAAACATGGCCGTCAATCAGTACAACTGGAGGCGCTCATGAGATCCTTGGAGCAATTGAGTGATGTCACTGCGAGTCAACAGGATGCAGCGAAGCTACAAG ACTTGGAGCAGCTGCTGTCCAAGGAGCTGAAAGAGTTTTCAGACGGAGAGATGACCATAGCGCTAACCTCAGTGACCTCAGACGAGGAG gACTGGCATGGTTATGTGGACAGGCTGAAATCATTCAGTCATCGCCATGGCTACGATGGTCTGATGGTTCTCTTGTCCATCAGTGATACAGTTCATCATCCTCGCCAGCAGGTGGCTGTCTACACGAGCAACGCTGATATCCTAAACCAG ATCTGCTGTGAGTTGGAAGAGTCTTCCAGCTTGTCTCTTTCTGGTGAATTGGAGCCCAGGGAGTGTCTCCAGGTCTACCACATCACTATAAACACCCCCTTATCCTCTGATACTTCTCTGCTGTGGGAAGAGATTCAGGGCTTCCTCAAGGAGTTTGTTGATCGGCGAAGCTCTATGCTGGCCTGTCACCCCAGCAGTAGGACCTCTTCCACGGAGGGAGTGGCAGGCAGTGTTGAGTTCTCCCAGGGATCATCTGGAATCAATGACATGTATGGTTCTGATATAGAGAGAGTCGAAGGAGGCTGTGGAGATGCGGTGCCCATAGCACG GGTGATGGCAGATGAAGAGGACACAGGAGGTGTAGGAGTCGGTGCAGGTGGGGAGCTAGTGAGCCCTGACAGCGGCATGACCACAATCCGCAGCAGCCGCTCCTCCAAGGAGAGTTCAGTGTTTCTTAGCGATGACAGCCCTGTTGGTGAAGTTGTAGCAGGTGGGGGGTCAGCAGCAGGGCCTGGAGGACTCTTCCTGAGAAACCCCTCTCCCCTGGGGTTGTtatctctctcccctcctgtcCCAccggagaggaggaggaaccgCTCTAGCAGGAATAGGAGTGAGAACTTTGACCTGTTTAGTTTTGACCCACTACATAGCAGTGACCACTCTCTGCCAGCAGGCGGGGAATCTACAAAttctggaggaagaggagatgaggaagTAAGAAGAGCAGGAAGCTCAAGCCTATCAGAATATGAAGAACTGAGCTTGATGGATTTCTCTGCTCCCAGTTCATTGGCAAATTTTTCAGTAGACCACCATGGTCAAATCCATGGGAATGAGATGATTGATACTGTGGTTCCTCCAACCCCAGTCAACAGCCTGGTAGGTAGTCGCCCACCCAGCAGATGTGGGGTCAGGTTCTTCCCAGAAGATGTAGTTGAAAGGATCAATGGCCTACAGCACAAGGACAGTGTGTCATCGTCCTTGTCGGAAACCTGGGATGAACTTGGCTTTGACACACAAGGAGCATTGTCCTCAAGTGATAATAATGCCTGGAATAGGACCAGAGGATCTGAGAGTCCACAGAATATTTTGGAGGAAGTTGTAGGCAAAGAGTCAATTGGTGACacagcagaaagagaaaagatcTTAAAGTCAGAGAACTCCCACCACAGGGGAATGGGCCTTGAACCACAGCTTAGCCTGATCACCGAGCAGACTGAATCATATGACAACTGGAACCCAGATTCTCTATTGAAGGATCAATGGAACCTTGTTACTTTGGCGGATCTGCAATTGACACCACCAGAGGAGGAAGTATTTGGAAAATGCAAAGCTGGTATCATAGCAGTGCAAGAAAAAACATCCTCATTGTCAAAAAAGAAAGTAATCCTAAACACTCTAACACCAGACACATCTAAAGAAGAGGACGAAGGGGTACAGGGGaaaaaaggagacagacagatggagctTCTAGACTTCTGGACCTACTCAGCACAGAAGGGATTTCTTAAGTCTGATAGTGGAACCACCACGTCTTACCCTGAATCACTAGATATGTGGAATATGACAATCCGGGATGACAGTCTATCACCTCTCACGACCCCTGAAAACTTGTCTGAAAACTCAGGTTCTTTCTATGGATTGAACCCCAGTGTTAAGGGTGGTGCCTCTGTGGAAAGTCCACTAGGATTCTCTGATGGTGGAATGGAGATGTGGAACACCACCATTCAAGAAGACAGCTCTTCCACAATAACAAGCCCCGAAGGGCCAGAAAATGGAAGGGACCTTAGTTACATGGGATCACTGGAAGCCAGTGATATTCCTGAGACAAACGCGACCAAGCAGACAGAAGAAGTAAAAGCTATAGAGGAGAAAAGTGGGAATAAAGTACTGAGTCAGACACCTGGGGAAGTAGAGTGGAAAGGTAATGAACACCATGTGAAAATAGTCATAGAGGCTGCAGAGGGTAGATCACAGAGTAAAGAAACAGATGACAATGACATCCAGAGTGCTCAGAGTCAAATGTCTGTCATACAGAATTTTGTATCTGAACTTCCAAAAGAACAGACAGTACCAGACCAAGGTAGTGACATGTGGGACCTACCTGTCCCTGGCATGGTCACCTCCACCTCAGAATATGACAATGTTGGAGCTGGCACTTGGAGCCTGACATCCTCCCCCGAGACCTATTCTAGTCCAGTAGTAGACATGATACAGCTAGAAGAGCAGTCCAGCCCTTTTATAGCTGTGACCAAGCCTACTCAGATAGATGAGGGACATGATCAACACCAGAGGGCTGATTCTCTAGGAGAACACAGAGTAGTACTTTCAGATAAAGAACAGCCAGATGACCAAGTGTTCATATTTGAGAGACCTAGTGAGTTGAGTGACATGACCAGAAGTGGAGGGAGTTCAATTGAGAGTAAGTACGACAACAAAACTGCAGAGGGATTAGAGGAGGCTGACTGGATAGAGCAACCAAGTGATCATTCCCCATTTATTCTGGTGGACAATTCCTCTGTCACTCAGCAAATTTCAGCCAATCATCAATCAAgttcaggagaagctgctgagaCTCAAATCCAGACTGACCAATCATTGTCCCCAAGCCTTATGAACTGGGATAGTCTTGTTTCCCAGAAACACGATGGCCCCAAATCAACTTCAGTCAGAATGGCCCACAATGATGATGGGCCTATTATTGAAAGCCAAAGGGGTCCTGACAATGAGAGCAATGGAAATGTGGAAGGTAAAACAACTGAGACCATGTCACTGAGTTCCAGCTCtgggggggagagagacacaacGAAGCATAGCCCAGACAGTCTTCTCCCAGGCAGTCAAGATGACCTCAGGTCCAATTCAGATGGAGATTCATCATCAGGCCTTGAAATGGAAAACATCATTGTATCTGGCACAGTAAAGGAAGCTGACAGAGAGTGGCATTATAGGCCTAAAGAGGGTGACAAGCAATCACAAGGAACAAGGAAGTCCCTGGAAACATTTAGCATGCTTTCTTATGCTGCCACAGTACTGCAAATCCAGGCCCAAGCTGCACATAGAGAGCATCAGGAGAACACAGAACAAAGCAGGCAAAACCAAATGTCTAGAGATACTGAGGGTACACTCAGTGCAGATGTCCAGCAAAATCAAGCTGTCTTTGAAAGCACTAACAAACACATCACAGAACAGACATACTCAAAAACAGGAGCATTGCATCAGTCCAGCTCTGATGAGTCAGCCCTCGATGCTTGCAGTGCCTCTCAACGTTTCACAGACAGCATGCATCCCCAAGAAAATGCTAGTAATGCCACTGAAATATTCAGTCCAAGCCAATCAAAAACTATTTCTCAAGTTTTTCATCAGTCAGATTCAAGACCGACAGTTTGCAGTCCAACACCGATAGAAGAAGGAAACTATGATGATAAATCAAGCATCATGGCCAGAAGTGTGTCTCCATCATTAAGATATCCGTCAGATCACTTCCTGAAAACCAGAGAAGAAGTTTATGTCCATTCACAAATCTCAATGGAAGATTCAGATGAGGGTGGGCAGTCGCCCTCTTCAGCTCCATCATGTCCTACTTCTTTGGGCAACTTACAAGTCTGGGGGGGTCAGTTAGCAAGACAGGACACACCTCAATCCACATCTGAACCACAATCTCCCGCACTTACCAACAGCTCTGTCTCCCACACCAGCTCTTTGGTTGGCACACCATTAAGTGAGTCAGGTATTTCCACTGACAGAGGACTTGGATTACCTTTTTCTGGAGATTTAATGGAAGAGGAGAATGGTGAGGACGAGCAGGAAGAGGAAATTGATGTAGAGCTCACTACCCTGCCAAAATGGACTTCACAAGTCCAAACTGAGAAGGAAGAAAGACCACAGCTGGGTTCTTCTGATCTGTTGAGTTTCACTGAGGAGCTGATTGGAGGTTGTTCATTTCAACAAACAGATTTACAGACACTTGAACCAAAGGGCGGCAGGTTCCTACAGAATACACTGGATTACTATGATGGACAACCTTTAAGGACTGTTGATTGTGATACATGGTCTGCTGAACAACACACTGGAGGCCATGGAGCTTCTCAAGAAAGCCATTCACCTATTTTAAG ACACCAAgaagtgacatcacaacttttgTCCCAGACAACCGATGAGAATGCTGCATACCAGTGGACAGGAAGTCAGAATGTAACTCAGGGTCAAACCCAATATGGCTACAATTACCACCACATTGACCAAAGAACTGAAAACCAGAGCACCTCCGCAGCCTGCGCAGATACCAAATCTAACAGCCAGGAGAATACCACAGATGTCTATGCTGAGTTTACAACTGATGCCACAACTGTACAATATAGAGCTGACCAGGCTGAGAGCTATTATGAACCTGGAGATATTGCCAAGTACAGCTCGGAAGATCCAGGTTCCACATTCCAGTACATAGCCGAAAGCCAATACGGAGGTGACTCTACCTCCACGCGTGCTTCTGAAGTCCAGTGCTCTCAGTATCAAGCTGATGGCCAGAGCCAGTATGAGACAGACCAAGGGCAGTACCAGTTTGATGGGCAGCTATTCTACCAATCAAATATCCACGCTGAGAGGGAAGATCATGCGCGGTATGTGCCAGAGGAATACGTCCACTTTCTCCTCTCAAG CAGGCACTCCCAACAAGGAGACAGCGCAGCagggatgatgatgaagatggcCTCCAGTGAGGAAGCTGAGGAGATGGAAAACAGAGAAG ACCCACCCTCCTCTGCAGATCTGTCAATCGGGTCCAATCAAAGGAGGAAGTTAGTAGCTCCACCAATGAACGTGTCACTGGACCCTAGTGAAGGGTCCCTTCTCTCAGAGGATGCCCTGGATACAGAGGACGAGGCTTTGGATACCGGGGATGACCTGGATCTGAATATTGATGAGGTGGACACATCTGATGAGGCCGACTCAAGGGAGTTCAACAGACACG GGGACTCAGATGAGTCTAATCTTGGAGCAGGAGCCGCATCAAGTGAAGCTGTTGCAGGACACAGAGCGGCTGAGGAGGGCAGGGAGAGCAGACTGTGGAGGAGCGTGGTGATTGGAGAGCAGGAGCATCGCATTGATATGAAGTGCATCGAGCCTTACAGAAGAGTCATCTCTCAtggag gtTATTATGCTGAACAGAATGCCATCATCGTGTTTGCAGCTTGCTTTCTACCAGACAGCGACTGTGACAATTACAACTATGTAATGGAAAACCTTTTTCT ATATGTAATTAGTACCCTGGAACTTATGGTGGCAGAAGATTACATGATCGTCTACCTGAATGGTGCCACACCTCGCAGGAGAATGCCTGGCTTTACCTGGATGAAAAAGTGCTATCAAATGATTGATAGAAG ACTGAAGAAAAACCTTAAAATGTTCATCATCGTCCATCCTTCCTGGTTCATACGGACATTGCTGGGAATCACCAGACCCTTCATAAG CTCCAAGTTCAGCAGTAAGATTAAGTATGTGAATAGTCTGCGAGAGCTTGGAGAAATCATCCCAATGGAGTATGTCCACATTCCACCCAGCATTGTCAA